Proteins encoded in a region of the Halostella limicola genome:
- a CDS encoding DUF7096 domain-containing protein, with translation MKRLTVIALVVLLAAPVQGLAVPANAADPAGADAADPAGTDVAPAAAASPQADESNTTSRLTVSGDVVTSRAAPSHNLAETLSTADERMRTNFRIRTFETRLSAVSSTQARAAVADDALDDIAARTAALKRTEREAVRSFADGNITETRLLRTLASIDARSELLDNAVSEHRRVSSSIAGYSASDRRQAISVELEMLQTPVRSELRESFSGGDGAAVAYVDASRDGVVVETLGDENYYREAVRYDNRNDNATDSFDGDAASVLGYVEDLYGWASDNKRGEVRLAGIYDGRWRVTVPHDQGELTTYIDGNTRSVFREVQTLQLNRLPHSNTIRTTGDEINVTINQTPHNGPVKIQITDGAGQPVAASVSINDDAIGRTGDDGTVWTLEPRSHYLVSVSTGGETVNTTVRP, from the coding sequence ATGAAGCGACTCACGGTTATTGCCCTGGTGGTTCTCCTCGCGGCCCCCGTTCAGGGGCTCGCGGTTCCCGCCAACGCGGCCGACCCCGCAGGGGCCGACGCGGCTGACCCCGCCGGTACTGACGTGGCGCCTGCGGCGGCCGCGTCCCCCCAGGCGGACGAATCGAACACGACGTCGCGACTGACCGTCTCCGGCGACGTCGTCACGAGTCGGGCGGCGCCCTCCCACAACCTCGCCGAGACGCTGTCGACGGCGGACGAGCGCATGCGAACGAACTTCCGGATCCGGACGTTCGAGACGCGACTGTCCGCGGTCAGTTCGACGCAGGCGCGCGCCGCGGTTGCCGACGACGCCCTCGACGACATCGCGGCGCGCACCGCCGCGCTCAAGCGGACCGAACGGGAGGCCGTCCGGTCGTTTGCCGACGGGAACATCACCGAGACGCGGCTGCTGCGCACGCTCGCGAGCATCGACGCCCGCTCCGAGCTGCTCGATAACGCGGTCAGCGAACACCGGCGCGTGTCGTCCTCGATCGCCGGCTACTCGGCGTCGGACCGGCGGCAGGCGATATCGGTCGAACTGGAGATGCTCCAGACGCCCGTTCGGAGCGAGCTCCGGGAGTCGTTCAGCGGCGGCGACGGGGCCGCCGTCGCGTACGTCGACGCTTCGCGGGACGGCGTCGTCGTCGAGACGCTCGGCGACGAGAACTACTACCGCGAGGCCGTGCGCTACGACAACCGAAACGACAACGCGACGGACTCGTTCGACGGCGACGCGGCCTCCGTCCTCGGCTACGTCGAGGACCTCTACGGCTGGGCGTCCGACAACAAGCGGGGCGAGGTGCGACTCGCCGGCATCTACGACGGCCGCTGGCGAGTGACCGTCCCGCACGACCAGGGCGAGCTCACGACGTACATCGACGGCAACACTCGCTCGGTCTTCCGGGAGGTCCAAACCCTCCAGTTGAACCGGCTGCCCCACTCGAACACGATCAGGACGACCGGCGACGAGATCAACGTGACGATCAACCAGACGCCCCACAACGGCCCGGTCAAGATCCAGATCACCGACGGCGCGGGCCAGCCGGTCGCCGCGAGCGTGTCGATCAACGACGACGCGATCGGTCGCACCGGGGACGACGGAACGGTGTGGACGCTGGAGCCGCGGTCGCACTACCTCGTCTCCGTCTCCACCGGCGGCGAGACGGTGAACACGACCGTCCGTCCGTAG
- a CDS encoding type IV pilin, with the protein MLTRVRALSPVVGIVLMLVCTVVLGSAVALTAATAPTDPTPTAAVAVDADPGDDRIALTHRGGDVLDVRDLALRVTVAGEPLDRQPPVPFFSASGFDPGPTGPFNLAADPEWRAGETASFRVAGTNDPGIEPGDRVRVVVSVDGGRVASAETTARN; encoded by the coding sequence GTGTTAACTCGCGTCCGCGCCCTCTCGCCGGTCGTCGGCATCGTTCTCATGCTCGTCTGCACCGTCGTCCTCGGGAGCGCCGTCGCCCTGACCGCCGCGACTGCGCCGACCGATCCGACGCCGACGGCAGCCGTGGCGGTCGACGCCGACCCCGGCGACGACCGCATCGCGCTCACCCACCGCGGCGGCGACGTCCTCGACGTCCGCGACCTCGCCCTCCGCGTCACCGTCGCGGGCGAGCCGCTCGACAGGCAGCCGCCCGTGCCCTTCTTCTCCGCTTCGGGGTTCGACCCCGGACCGACCGGGCCGTTCAACCTCGCGGCCGATCCCGAGTGGCGGGCGGGCGAAACGGCGAGCTTCCGGGTCGCGGGGACGAACGACCCCGGGATCGAACCGGGCGATCGCGTTCGCGTCGTCGTCTCGGTCGACGGCGGGCGCGTCGCCTCGGCTGAGACGACGGCGCGGAACTGA
- a CDS encoding methyltransferase domain-containing protein, with product MGILENKARARLFYKYLSKVYDQINPFIWNEAMRTEALGMLDIDADDRVLDVGCGTGFATEGLLDHVDEVHGLDQSVHQMQKAWAKFGKNDGPVRFYRGDAERLPFKTDSFDVVWSSGSIEYWPHPVRALREIRRITKPGGQVLIVGPNYPESGIMQRLADSIMLFYDAEEADRMFIEAGYEEIEHRLMGPAYNPEVAITTVARVPE from the coding sequence ATGGGTATCCTCGAGAACAAGGCCCGCGCACGGCTGTTCTACAAGTACCTCTCGAAGGTGTACGACCAGATCAACCCGTTCATCTGGAACGAAGCGATGCGCACGGAGGCGCTCGGGATGCTCGACATCGACGCCGACGACCGCGTCCTCGACGTGGGCTGTGGCACCGGGTTCGCCACGGAGGGGCTGCTCGACCACGTCGACGAGGTCCACGGGCTGGACCAGAGCGTCCACCAGATGCAGAAGGCGTGGGCGAAGTTCGGGAAGAACGACGGCCCGGTGCGGTTCTACCGCGGCGACGCGGAGCGGTTGCCGTTCAAAACCGACAGCTTCGACGTCGTCTGGTCCTCGGGCTCGATCGAGTACTGGCCCCACCCCGTCCGCGCGCTCCGGGAGATCCGCCGGATCACGAAGCCCGGCGGGCAGGTACTCATCGTCGGGCCGAACTATCCCGAAAGCGGGATCATGCAGCGCCTCGCCGACAGCATCATGCTGTTTTACGACGCCGAGGAGGCTGACCGAATGTTCATCGAGGCGGGCTACGAGGAGATCGAACACCGGCTGATGGGTCCCGCCTACAACCCCGAGGTAGCCATCACGACCGTCGCCCGCGTCCCGGAGTAG
- the ahaH gene encoding ATP synthase archaeal subunit H: MPRPEVLEQIKDVEQEADEIVALAEDEREERIAEAREEAEEIRQEAAAEARELREQRLEEAREEIDAEREEILEARAEEREELVERAEFREEEVIEYVVDTFKEAVHAQT; the protein is encoded by the coding sequence ATGCCGAGGCCAGAGGTTCTCGAACAGATCAAAGACGTCGAACAGGAGGCGGACGAAATCGTCGCGCTGGCCGAGGACGAGCGCGAGGAGCGCATCGCCGAGGCGCGCGAGGAAGCAGAGGAGATCCGCCAAGAAGCAGCGGCCGAGGCGCGCGAGCTACGCGAACAGCGACTCGAAGAAGCCCGCGAGGAGATCGACGCCGAGCGCGAGGAGATCCTCGAGGCGAGGGCCGAAGAGCGCGAGGAGCTCGTCGAACGCGCCGAGTTCAGGGAGGAAGAGGTGATAGAGTACGTCGTCGACACGTTCAAGGAGGCGGTGCATGCTCAGACCTGA
- a CDS encoding V-type ATP synthase subunit I has translation MLRPEQMSKVSVTGSKAVMDDVIEAAHDLHLLHLSDYDGSWEGFENGDPIEGAEEASEKLVTVRSLESILDVDEDDAGPSRIVTDEAIESELEEVRQEANELDDRLDEIDDDLRSVEEEIDSIEPFADLGIDLDLLSGYDTLQVAVGEGDEDEIAAALAASDEVDEYETFSGDRTVAAFVYPTADAGEDALEDALVGVDFARIEVPDAEGSPEEYVEELRHERQQLESRRDSVEGDLEKLRLDAAGFLLAAEEKLTIDVQKREAPLQFATTENSFIAEGWVPTERFPDLEAALEQAVGDRVEVDELERADYHEGHPTHSEEVSESGGAAPGDGAEAVTDGGTAVTVDDEPPVIQSNEGAVKPFEFLLTMINRPKYTELDPTFVLFLTFPAFFGYMIGDLGYGLLYLGAGYLLYSRFEEDVFRSLGAIGMWIGGFTALFGILYGEIFGLHVLGEVLFGGSPPMHKGLQPHYSAYGQTWLIVSVLLGLLHLTVGYAFGFVNDLDHGFVDAYLENGSWATLMVGVWIWIFSRHASGPKPDFLFEVLGGDHAAYDLGFTGLPAEIGLYVGLPLAAIGFLTMVYGEIQHFGVAIGTLVGFLESFSVLGDVLSYLRIAAVILAKAGMAFVVNLLFFGVYVTGEEGDQSWHFATGHMPEEGAMYHGHEVTEIMFGGLLHGGVASVLAGVLIFVVGHIIVLLLGITSAGLQGVRLEYVEFFDKFYEGGGRVFEPFGYDREHTAED, from the coding sequence ATGCTCAGACCTGAGCAGATGAGCAAAGTGTCCGTGACGGGCTCGAAGGCCGTCATGGACGACGTCATCGAGGCGGCCCACGACCTCCATCTCCTCCATCTCAGCGATTACGACGGGTCGTGGGAGGGCTTCGAGAACGGCGACCCGATCGAGGGCGCCGAGGAGGCCTCCGAGAAGCTCGTCACGGTGCGCTCGCTGGAGAGCATCCTCGACGTCGACGAGGACGACGCCGGCCCGAGCCGCATCGTCACCGACGAGGCGATCGAGTCCGAACTCGAGGAGGTCCGCCAGGAGGCGAACGAACTGGACGACCGCCTCGACGAGATCGACGACGACCTCCGCTCGGTCGAGGAGGAGATCGACTCGATCGAACCGTTCGCCGATCTGGGCATCGATCTCGACCTGCTCTCGGGCTACGACACCCTTCAGGTCGCGGTCGGCGAGGGCGACGAGGACGAGATCGCCGCCGCGCTCGCTGCGTCCGACGAGGTCGACGAGTACGAGACGTTCTCCGGCGACCGGACCGTCGCCGCCTTCGTCTATCCGACGGCCGACGCCGGCGAGGACGCCCTCGAAGACGCGCTCGTCGGGGTCGACTTCGCCCGCATCGAGGTCCCCGACGCGGAGGGCAGTCCCGAGGAGTACGTCGAGGAGCTCCGCCACGAGCGCCAGCAGCTGGAGTCCCGGCGTGACTCCGTCGAGGGCGACCTCGAGAAGCTCCGCCTCGACGCCGCCGGCTTCCTGCTGGCCGCCGAGGAGAAGCTCACCATCGACGTGCAGAAGCGCGAGGCGCCGCTCCAGTTCGCGACGACCGAGAACAGCTTCATCGCCGAGGGCTGGGTCCCGACCGAGCGGTTCCCCGACCTCGAGGCCGCGCTCGAACAGGCCGTCGGCGACCGCGTCGAGGTCGACGAGCTCGAGCGCGCCGACTACCACGAGGGCCACCCGACGCACTCCGAGGAAGTGTCCGAGTCCGGCGGCGCGGCCCCGGGCGACGGCGCGGAGGCCGTCACCGACGGCGGGACAGCCGTCACCGTCGACGACGAACCGCCGGTCATTCAGAGCAACGAGGGGGCGGTGAAGCCGTTCGAGTTCCTCCTCACGATGATCAACCGGCCGAAGTACACGGAACTCGACCCGACGTTCGTCCTCTTTCTCACGTTCCCGGCGTTCTTCGGGTACATGATCGGGGACCTCGGCTACGGGCTCCTCTATCTCGGCGCGGGCTACCTGCTGTACAGCCGCTTCGAGGAGGACGTCTTCCGCAGCCTCGGCGCTATCGGTATGTGGATCGGCGGATTCACGGCGCTGTTCGGTATCCTCTACGGCGAGATATTCGGACTGCACGTGCTCGGTGAGGTCCTCTTCGGCGGCTCGCCGCCGATGCACAAGGGCCTCCAGCCGCACTACTCCGCGTACGGCCAGACCTGGCTGATCGTCAGCGTCCTGCTCGGCCTGCTCCACCTGACCGTGGGGTACGCGTTCGGGTTCGTCAACGACCTCGACCACGGCTTCGTCGACGCCTACCTCGAGAACGGTTCGTGGGCGACGCTGATGGTCGGCGTCTGGATCTGGATCTTCAGCCGACACGCGAGCGGTCCCAAGCCCGACTTCCTCTTCGAGGTGCTCGGCGGCGACCACGCCGCGTACGACCTCGGGTTCACCGGGCTGCCCGCCGAGATCGGCCTCTACGTCGGGCTGCCCCTCGCCGCGATCGGCTTCCTGACGATGGTCTACGGCGAGATCCAGCACTTCGGGGTCGCTATCGGGACGCTCGTCGGCTTCCTGGAGAGCTTCAGCGTCCTCGGCGACGTGCTCTCCTACCTCCGGATCGCCGCGGTGATCCTCGCGAAGGCAGGGATGGCGTTCGTCGTCAACCTCCTGTTCTTCGGCGTGTACGTCACCGGCGAGGAGGGCGACCAGTCCTGGCACTTCGCCACCGGCCACATGCCGGAAGAGGGCGCGATGTATCACGGCCACGAGGTCACCGAGATCATGTTCGGCGGCCTGCTCCACGGCGGCGTGGCATCGGTGCTCGCCGGCGTGCTCATCTTCGTGGTCGGCCACATCATCGTCCTGCTGCTCGGCATCACCAGCGCCGGCCTGCAGGGGGTCCGTCTCGAGTACGTCGAGTTCTTCGACAAGTTCTACGAGGGCGGCGGCCGCGTGTTCGAGCCGTTCGGCTACGACCGCGAACACACCGCCGAGGACTGA
- a CDS encoding V-type ATP synthase subunit E, with translation MSLETVVEDIRDEARARADEIRAQGEERAAEIVSEAEEDAEETLAEAEEQVEAEIEQEREQKLSSAKLEAKQQRLEARRGLLQEVRESVEAELADLGGDQREELTRALLDAASVEFDEGDDVLVYAREDDEALVTGIIEDYDGYEYAGEVDCLGGVVVESDQSRVRVNNTFDSVLADVWEDNLKEISARLFEEQ, from the coding sequence ATGAGTTTGGAAACAGTCGTTGAGGACATCCGAGACGAAGCCCGCGCGCGTGCGGACGAAATTCGCGCCCAGGGTGAAGAGCGCGCTGCGGAGATCGTCTCCGAGGCGGAGGAAGACGCCGAGGAGACGCTCGCCGAGGCCGAGGAGCAGGTCGAGGCCGAGATCGAGCAGGAGCGCGAGCAGAAGCTCTCCAGCGCGAAACTCGAGGCCAAGCAGCAGCGCCTCGAGGCTCGTCGGGGCCTCCTGCAGGAGGTCCGCGAGTCGGTCGAGGCCGAGCTCGCCGACCTCGGCGGCGACCAGCGCGAGGAACTCACGCGGGCCCTGCTCGACGCCGCGTCCGTCGAGTTCGACGAGGGCGACGACGTACTGGTGTACGCCCGCGAGGACGACGAGGCGCTGGTGACCGGGATCATCGAAGACTACGACGGCTACGAGTACGCCGGCGAGGTCGACTGCCTCGGCGGCGTCGTCGTCGAGAGCGACCAGAGCAGGGTCCGGGTCAACAACACGTTCGACTCCGTGCTGGCGGACGTGTGGGAGGACAACCTGAAGGAAATCAGCGCCCGCCTCTTCGAGGAGCAATGA
- a CDS encoding V-type ATP synthase subunit C: MSATGTNPEYVNARVRARRAKLFSDEDYRKLVRMGPSEIARFMEETEYESEINALGSRHSGVDLIEYALNRNMAKHFDDLLRWSGGEMYDRIASYLRKFDAWNVKTSFRGLYSGASAEEIETDYIRAGEFDDRFLERLANAGTIEDAVELLDGTIFGDGLVEAFEEYEESGVLVPLENVVDRAFYENLLGDISGADEPTRMYVEFLQAEIDFRNVRNGLRLARSGADMDPSEYYIEGGQLFTANELSRLVGSRDQLVSQIRDSKYEEELSDALDEIEEVDSLIGFEHALDRALLEYSRGLSNRFPNSICPVLAYVLAKEREVENVRAVARGKEAGLTEEEVNEELVIV; encoded by the coding sequence GTGAGCGCGACCGGCACGAACCCCGAGTACGTCAACGCTCGGGTCCGGGCCCGGCGCGCGAAGCTGTTCAGCGACGAGGACTACCGGAAGCTGGTCCGGATGGGGCCGAGCGAGATCGCTCGGTTCATGGAGGAGACCGAGTACGAGTCGGAGATCAACGCGCTCGGCTCCCGCCACAGCGGCGTCGACCTCATCGAGTACGCGCTGAACCGCAACATGGCGAAGCACTTCGACGACCTGCTTCGCTGGTCCGGCGGCGAGATGTACGACCGGATCGCGAGCTACCTCCGGAAGTTCGACGCCTGGAACGTGAAGACGTCGTTCCGCGGCCTCTACTCCGGAGCCAGCGCCGAGGAGATCGAGACGGACTACATCCGCGCCGGCGAGTTCGACGACCGGTTCCTCGAACGCCTGGCCAACGCCGGGACGATCGAGGACGCCGTCGAACTGCTCGACGGGACGATCTTCGGCGACGGGCTGGTCGAAGCGTTCGAGGAGTACGAGGAGTCCGGCGTGCTGGTGCCGCTGGAGAACGTGGTCGACCGGGCGTTCTACGAGAACCTGCTCGGCGACATCAGCGGCGCAGACGAGCCGACCCGGATGTACGTCGAGTTCCTGCAGGCGGAGATCGACTTCCGGAACGTCCGGAACGGGCTCCGGCTCGCCCGCAGCGGCGCGGACATGGATCCCTCAGAGTACTACATCGAGGGCGGCCAGCTGTTCACCGCGAACGAGCTCTCGCGGCTCGTCGGGAGCCGCGACCAGCTGGTCTCGCAGATCCGCGACAGCAAGTACGAGGAGGAGCTCTCCGACGCGCTCGACGAGATCGAGGAAGTCGACAGCCTCATCGGGTTCGAGCACGCCCTAGATCGTGCGTTGCTGGAGTACTCCCGGGGGCTCTCGAACCGGTTCCCGAACTCCATCTGCCCGGTGCTCGCCTACGTGCTCGCCAAGGAGCGCGAGGTCGAGAACGTGCGCGCCGTCGCACGCGGCAAGGAGGCGGGTCTCACGGAGGAGGAAGTCAACGAGGAGCTGGTGATCGTATGA
- a CDS encoding V-type ATP synthase subunit F — protein MSQEIAVVGSPEFTTGFRLAGVREFENVPSDRKEEALDEAVERVLTDENVGIVVMHADDLQHLSRGVREDVETSVEPTVVTLGGGAGSGGLRDKIKRAIGIDLMEED, from the coding sequence ATGAGCCAGGAAATCGCCGTCGTCGGCAGTCCCGAGTTCACGACCGGCTTCCGGCTGGCCGGCGTCCGCGAGTTCGAGAACGTGCCAAGCGATCGGAAGGAGGAGGCGCTCGACGAGGCCGTCGAGCGCGTCCTGACCGACGAGAACGTCGGCATCGTCGTCATGCACGCCGACGACCTGCAGCACCTCTCGCGGGGCGTCCGCGAGGACGTCGAGACGAGCGTCGAGCCCACCGTCGTGACGCTGGGCGGCGGGGCCGGAAGCGGCGGGCTGCGCGACAAGATCAAGCGCGCGATCGGTATCGACCTGATGGAGGAAGACTAA
- a CDS encoding ATP synthase subunit A, with translation MSQATDADVSEDGVIESVSGPVVTATDLDARMNDVVYVGTEGLMGEVIEIEGNVTTIQVYEETSGVGPGEPVQNTGEPLSVDLGPGMLDSIYDGVQRPLDVLENKMGAFLDRGVDAPGIDMEKTWEFEPEVEEGDEVGPNDIVGTVPETVTIDHKVMVPPDYEGGEVVSVESGNFTVEETVVELDNGEEIQMHQEWPVREARPAEDKKSPTEPLVTGQRIQDGLFPLAKGGTAAIPGPFGSGKTVTQQQLAKWSDADIVVYIGCGERGNEMTEVIEDFPELPDPQTGNPLMARTCLIANTSNMPVAARESCIYTGITIAEFYRDMGYDVALMADSTSRWAEAMREISSRLEEMPGEEGYPAYLAARLSEFYERAGYFENINGSEGSVSVVGAVSPPGGDFSEPVTQNTLRIVKTFWALDADLAERRHFPAINWNESYSLYKDQLDPWWKENVEEDWPDVRQWAVDVLDEEAELQEIVQLVGKDALPDDQQLTLEVARYLREAFLQQNALHDVDTFCPPEKTYQIVQAIKTFNDEAFEALEAGVPVDEIQDIDAAPRLNRIGTTPDDEAEEFIAELEADMKEQLREKY, from the coding sequence ATGAGCCAAGCAACAGACGCAGACGTCAGCGAAGATGGCGTCATCGAAAGCGTGAGCGGTCCCGTCGTGACCGCCACGGACCTCGACGCCCGGATGAACGACGTGGTGTACGTCGGCACGGAAGGGCTGATGGGCGAGGTCATCGAGATCGAAGGGAACGTCACGACCATTCAGGTGTACGAGGAGACCTCGGGCGTCGGTCCCGGCGAGCCCGTCCAGAACACGGGCGAGCCGCTCTCCGTAGACCTCGGCCCGGGGATGCTGGACTCCATCTACGACGGCGTCCAGCGCCCCCTCGACGTCCTGGAGAACAAGATGGGCGCGTTCCTCGACCGCGGCGTCGACGCGCCCGGCATCGACATGGAGAAGACCTGGGAGTTCGAGCCCGAGGTCGAGGAGGGCGACGAGGTCGGCCCGAACGACATCGTCGGCACCGTCCCCGAGACCGTCACCATCGACCACAAGGTGATGGTGCCGCCCGACTACGAGGGCGGCGAAGTGGTCTCCGTCGAGTCCGGCAACTTCACCGTCGAGGAGACGGTCGTCGAACTGGACAACGGCGAGGAGATCCAGATGCACCAGGAGTGGCCGGTGCGCGAGGCGCGCCCGGCCGAGGACAAGAAGTCGCCGACGGAGCCGCTCGTCACGGGCCAGCGCATTCAGGACGGCCTGTTCCCGCTCGCAAAGGGCGGCACCGCGGCGATCCCCGGCCCGTTCGGGTCCGGGAAGACCGTCACCCAGCAGCAACTCGCCAAGTGGTCCGACGCGGACATCGTCGTCTACATCGGCTGCGGCGAGCGCGGCAACGAGATGACCGAGGTCATCGAAGACTTCCCGGAGCTGCCGGACCCCCAGACCGGGAACCCGCTGATGGCCCGAACCTGCCTCATCGCCAACACGTCGAACATGCCCGTCGCGGCCCGCGAGTCCTGCATCTACACCGGGATCACCATCGCGGAGTTCTATCGCGACATGGGCTACGACGTCGCGCTGATGGCCGACTCCACCTCGCGGTGGGCCGAGGCCATGCGCGAGATCTCCTCGCGGCTGGAGGAGATGCCCGGCGAGGAGGGGTACCCCGCGTACCTCGCCGCGCGCCTCAGCGAGTTCTACGAGCGCGCCGGCTACTTCGAGAACATCAACGGGAGCGAGGGCTCCGTCTCCGTCGTCGGGGCCGTCTCGCCGCCGGGCGGCGACTTCTCCGAGCCGGTCACCCAGAACACGCTGCGCATCGTGAAGACGTTCTGGGCGCTCGACGCCGACCTGGCCGAGCGCCGGCACTTCCCGGCGATCAACTGGAACGAGTCGTACTCGCTGTACAAGGACCAGCTCGACCCCTGGTGGAAGGAGAACGTCGAGGAGGACTGGCCGGACGTGCGCCAGTGGGCCGTCGACGTGCTCGACGAGGAGGCCGAGCTCCAGGAGATCGTCCAGCTCGTCGGTAAGGACGCCCTGCCCGACGACCAGCAGCTGACCCTGGAGGTCGCGCGCTACCTGCGCGAGGCGTTCCTCCAGCAGAACGCCCTGCACGACGTCGACACGTTCTGCCCGCCGGAGAAGACCTACCAGATCGTGCAGGCGATCAAGACGTTCAACGACGAGGCGTTCGAGGCGCTGGAGGCCGGCGTCCCGGTCGACGAGATCCAGGACATCGACGCGGCACCGCGCCTGAACCGCATCGGCACGACGCCGGACGACGAGGCCGAGGAGTTCATCGCCGAACTCGAGGCCGACATGAAAGAGCAGCTCCGGGAGAAGTACTAA
- a CDS encoding ATP synthase subunit B, whose translation MKEYQTITEISGPLVFAEVDEPIGYDEIVEIETPQGETKRGQVLESSDGLVSIQVFEGTSGIDRNASVRFLGETMKMPVTEDLLGRVLDGSGNPIDGGPEIVPDERRDIVGAAINPYAREYPEEFIQTGVSAIDGMNTLVRGQKLPIFSASGLPHNELALQIARQATVPEDAGEDDEDSEFAVIFGAMGITAEEANEFMDDFERTGALERSVVFMNLADDPAVERTVTPRLALTTAEYLAFDKGYHVLVILTDMTNYCEALREIGAAREEVPGRRGYPGYMYTDLAQLYERAGRIKGRDGSVTQIPILTMPGDDDTHPIPDLTGYITEGQIMMDRDLNSQGIKPPVNVLPSLSRLMDDGIGEGLTRGDHGDVSDQMYAAYAEGEDLRDLVNIVGREALSERDNKYLDFADRFEEEFVQQGYDTNRDIDETLELGWDLLSTLPKTELNRVDEELIEEHYREDETAETAQVEAE comes from the coding sequence ATGAAAGAGTATCAGACGATCACGGAGATCAGCGGTCCGCTGGTGTTCGCCGAGGTCGACGAACCGATCGGTTACGACGAAATCGTCGAGATAGAGACGCCGCAGGGCGAGACCAAGCGCGGACAGGTACTGGAGTCGAGCGACGGCCTCGTCTCGATCCAGGTGTTCGAGGGCACCTCGGGCATCGACCGCAACGCCTCGGTGCGCTTCCTTGGCGAGACGATGAAGATGCCCGTCACGGAGGACCTGCTCGGGCGCGTGCTCGACGGGTCCGGCAACCCGATCGACGGCGGGCCGGAGATCGTCCCTGACGAGCGCCGCGACATCGTCGGCGCGGCGATCAACCCGTACGCCCGCGAGTACCCCGAGGAGTTCATCCAGACGGGCGTCTCGGCCATCGACGGCATGAACACGCTCGTGCGCGGCCAGAAGCTGCCGATCTTCTCGGCGTCCGGCCTGCCGCACAACGAGCTCGCCCTCCAGATCGCCCGTCAGGCGACCGTTCCCGAGGACGCCGGCGAGGACGACGAGGACTCCGAGTTCGCGGTGATCTTCGGCGCGATGGGTATCACCGCCGAGGAGGCAAACGAGTTCATGGACGACTTCGAGCGGACGGGCGCGCTGGAGCGCTCGGTCGTCTTCATGAATCTCGCGGACGACCCCGCCGTCGAGCGGACGGTCACGCCGCGGCTTGCCCTGACCACCGCCGAGTACCTCGCGTTCGACAAGGGGTACCACGTGCTGGTCATCCTCACGGACATGACCAACTACTGCGAGGCGCTGCGCGAGATCGGCGCGGCGCGCGAGGAGGTCCCGGGCCGCCGTGGCTACCCCGGGTACATGTACACGGACCTCGCCCAGCTGTACGAGCGCGCCGGCCGCATCAAGGGTCGCGACGGGTCGGTCACGCAGATCCCCATCCTGACGATGCCCGGCGACGACGACACGCACCCGATCCCGGACCTGACGGGGTACATCACCGAGGGGCAGATCATGATGGACCGCGACCTCAACAGCCAGGGCATCAAGCCCCCGGTCAACGTCCTGCCGAGCCTCTCGCGCCTGATGGACGACGGTATCGGCGAGGGCCTGACCCGCGGCGACCACGGCGACGTCTCCGACCAGATGTACGCCGCCTACGCCGAGGGTGAGGACCTGCGCGACCTCGTGAACATCGTCGGTCGCGAGGCGCTCTCCGAGCGCGACAACAAGTACCTCGACTTCGCAGACCGCTTCGAGGAGGAGTTCGTCCAGCAGGGGTACGACACCAACCGCGACATCGACGAGACGCTGGAGCTCGGTTGGGACCTGCTGTCGACGCTCCCGAAGACGGAGCTCAACCGCGTCGACGAGGAGCTCATCGAGGAGCACTATCGCGAGGACGAGACCGCCGAGACCGCGCAGGTCGAGGCCGAGTAA
- a CDS encoding Brp/Blh family beta-carotene 15,15'-dioxygenase, with product MRVLYVDPDGEARRRARSKLGVAGVEVRSAATAADGLGGIRAAGVDCVVSECRLPDHDCVDLYRGVRRIAPGVPFVLFTDDECASGAASEIDDRAAGALRAGRPSDALRRFAREPAPLTALSIALLGGFAVAVPASPESPLELTALYLAFVSVLTLPHVVVVALMDRAEGVWRPAG from the coding sequence GTGAGAGTCCTCTACGTCGACCCGGACGGGGAGGCGCGGCGTCGCGCGCGGTCGAAGTTGGGGGTCGCTGGGGTGGAAGTGCGTTCGGCGGCGACGGCGGCGGACGGACTCGGCGGGATCCGGGCCGCCGGCGTCGACTGCGTGGTCAGCGAGTGCCGACTGCCCGACCACGACTGCGTGGACCTGTACCGGGGCGTCCGCCGGATCGCTCCGGGCGTCCCGTTCGTCCTGTTCACGGACGACGAGTGCGCCTCGGGCGCGGCGTCCGAGATCGACGACCGCGCCGCCGGGGCGCTCCGGGCCGGGCGTCCGAGCGACGCGCTCCGGCGGTTCGCCCGCGAGCCCGCGCCGCTCACCGCCCTCTCGATCGCGTTGCTCGGGGGGTTCGCCGTCGCCGTTCCGGCCTCGCCGGAGTCGCCGCTCGAACTGACGGCGCTCTACCTCGCGTTCGTCTCGGTGCTGACCCTTCCCCACGTCGTCGTCGTGGCGCTGATGGACCGCGCGGAGGGGGTGTGGCGGCCGGCCGGGTGA